The genomic window TTTGATTTTCATCGGTGAAAACAGGAATTACGGGACGTCCGAAACGCAGGTAAACCGGGCCTTCGTAATCTGCAATGGCAATGGTGGCTGCTTTGGTCTGGTTATAATCGCAGGTGTTGATCACCGTCATTCCCGGCAGCATCTTCATCAGCCCGATGTCTTCCAGGATCTGGTGGGTCGCACCGTCTTCTCCAAGGGTAAGCCCGGCGTGGGAAGCGCAGATTTTTACATTCTTCCCGGAATAAGCCACCGACTGACGGATCTGGTCGTAAACTCTTCCTGTAGAGAAGTTGGCAAATGTTCCGGTAAAAGGAATCTTTCCTTCTATGGCCAGCCCGGCTGCAATGCCGATCATATTGGCTTCAGCAATTCCGATCTGGAAAAAACGTTCGGGTGCTTTCTCGATGAACTTTTCCATTTTCAGGGAGCCGATAAGGTCGGCGCAAAGAGCTACGACTTCAGGATTTTTGTCTGCCAGTTCCGCAAGACCGGCTCCGAAACCGCTTCGGGTATCTTTTTTTTCTGTGTAGATATATTCTTTCATGTGTAAATCTGTTGATGGTTGTCAGTTGATGGTCGTCAGAAGTTGAAGAGAGGTATACATTAATTGTTTTCTATCAACGAAAAACGATCAACCGACAACGAATTAATAATCGCCCAAAGTTTCTTCCAGCTGATCCAGTGCTTTTGCCAGCTGCTCGTCATTCGGTGCTTTTCCGTGCCATGCGTGGCTGCCCATCATATAATCTACTCCGTAGCCCATTCCTGTTTTTAATAGAATACAGATCGGCTGTCCTTTTCCGGCTAATGATTTGGCTTCATCCAGAACTTTTAGAATTTCTTCCATATCGTTTCCGTTTTCCACTTCCAGCACTTTCCAGTCAAAGGCTTCAAACTTAGCTTTAAGATTGCTTAAAGAAAGTACTTTAGAAGTCGGTCCGTCAATCTGCTGCCCGTTATAATCGATGGTTGCAATCAGATTATCCACTTTGTTGTGAGAAGCATACATGATGGCTTCCCAGTTTTGTCCTTCCTGCAATTCGCCGTCACCGTGTAGGCTGAAAACAAGATGCTGGTCTTTGTTCAGTTTTTTTCCTGCTGCGTGACCAATAGCCACCGACATCCCCTGCCCGAGAGAACCCGATGCAATGCGGACTCCGGGAAGATGTTCGTGTGTTGTAGGATGGCCCTGAAGCCTGGAATTCAGTTTTCTGAAGGTTGCCAGTTCGGATTTGTCGAAATAACCCGCGTGTGCCAGAACGCTGTAAAAAACCGGGGAAATGTGGCCGTTGGAAAGATAAAATACATCTTCGCCTTTTCCCGTCATATCGAAACCATCTTTTCTGTCCATTGCATCGAAATACAAAGCGACCAAAAAATCGGTACAGCCTAATGAACCACCGGGATGTCCCGACTGGCAGGCATGAACCATTCTTACAATATCTCTCCGAACCTGCGAAGCGATGCTTTTTAATTTTGAAATATCGTGCATACCGTTACTGCATTTTTTGTGAATCTTTGATGAACTGCTCCAGGCCATTGTCTGTTAAAGGATGTTTAAGCAGCGACAAAATCGGAGGCAGCGGGCAGGTTACCACATCAGCACCGATTTTAGCACAGTTGATGATGTGCATGCTGTGGCGTACGGAAGCAGCAAGAATTTCAGTTTCAAATCCGAAATTATCGAAAATAGTACGGATCTCCTGGATCAGATGAAGACCGTCGGTAGAAACATCATCCAGCCTCCCCAGAAACGGAGAAACATAAGTTGCTCCTGCTTTGGCTGCCAGAAGTGCCTGTCCTGAAGAGAAAATCAGAGTACAGTTGGTCCGGATCCCTTTTTCTGAAAAATACTTGATGGCTTTGATGCCGTCTTTTGTTATGGGAACCTTCACTACAATCTGCGGGTGAAGCGCGGCCAGCTCCTCTCCTTCGGCGATCATTTCTTCGTAAGTGATTCCTAATACTTCCGCACTTACATCACCGTCTACGATTTCACAAATTTCAAGATAGTGATTCAGAATGTTATGCTTTCCGGAAACGCCTTCTTTTGCCATCAGCGAAGGATTGGTCGTAACGCCGTCTAAAATTCCCAAAGCGTTCGCCTCTTCTATCATCGCCAGATTGGCTGTGTCGATAAAAAATTTCATTTAAAATAAAGTTAGTTTTATATAAGTGTTAAATTTACACTTAATTTAATAAGCAGACAAATTTCTGTCTTTAAAAAGATCATTCATATTATCCGGTTACAATTTGTGTAAAAAATTATTTCAAAAATCCAGTTTAGCTTTTGGTATTTAAACCACAAAAGCTATTCATGACTTTTGTGGTTTAAATGGTATATGAAATCAAATTAATTGTGATGTCCCATATTCAGCTTGATTTTCTTCAGATCCTCCAGTTCGTTTACCGGGCGCTCGATATCGTAAGGAATCGGCTGTTTTGAGAACGTCTGGAAATAGAGCAGGCAGGCATCCTTCCACCACACGGCATCTTTTGCATGGATTTTCAATTTTGACTGAACTTCTGAAAACCGCTGTTCATCGATGTAAGGCTGCATCCGATCCCAAGTTTTCTGGTATTCTCTCACCTGATGAACTCCTGAATCGTATTTGTAGCACAGCTCGTCCCAAAGGGTTTTGCCGTCTTTCATTTTATAATCCCAAGGCACATGATGGAACCAAAGAAGAAGATCATCCGGGCAGGTTTCGATGTTTCCGTAGATTTCGTTCAATGGCGGAAAATACTGGGAAACGGCATTGCTTCCGGTTCTGGTTCTGTCGAAGCCGATTCCTTTTGCATCTGCCTGATGGTAATACACCGGCGACCAGTCCGGTCTTCCGCCTTTATAGTCACCCCAGGGTTCCGGGCCATAATGGTGGTTTCCGGCGAAAATATGATGTAAGCCTAACGGCATCATATAATCCACCACGGTTTCGCGGGAAGTGAGCATGATCTGTTTCACCGGATTTAAAAATTCCGGCTTGTCGGTAAAGGTCATTTTAATCCATTCATCGGCGATCTGTTCGGAGGTCAGTTCATGGTTCCAGGCCAGTCTTCCGAAGGCGTACCAGTTGGATTGGGCAAACTGATGGCCGGTCCAGTCCGTATCTTCCCCGATGTTGGCTACTCCGGATATCGCTGTTATTTTGCCCGGTCTTAAAGTCCCGTCCGTAATCTTTGCAATGGTAGATCCTTTGCCGTCCGCATAGGTGTCGCTTTCAAGGGTTTCCTTGAACAATGGCGACAGAAATACCAGGTGATTGGCCTGTCCCAGATATTCCTGGGTAATCTGGAATTCCACCATTTCCGGGGTTTTTCTCAATGCTCCGAAAAGGGGATTGAAAGCTTCTCTCGGCTGAAAATCGATCGGCCCGTTTTTGATCTGGATGATTACATTATCCCTGAATTTTCCGTCCAGCGGAACAAATTCCAGATAGGCCTGCTTGGCCCGGTCTTCTTTGCTCGGACTGTACACAAACGCCCGCCACATCACGATTCCACCGTAAGGCTTCAGCACATCGGCCATCATATTGGCACCGTCAGCGTGAGTTCTTCCGTAATCCTGCGGCCCCGGCTGCCCTTCTGAATTGGCTTTCACCAGAAACCCTCCGAAGTCCGGAATCAATTTGTAAATTTCAGCCGCCTTGTCTTTCCACCATTTCTGTACGTCTTTATTCAACGGATCTGAATTTTCCGTTTTTCCCAACACTTTAGGAGAGGAAAAGTTCACGGAAAGGTAAACTTTAATCCCGTAAGGTCTGAAAATGTCTGCCAGGATTTTTACTTTTTTAAGATAGTCCTCCCGAAGCATATTCGGCGAAGCATTTACGTTGTTCAGTACGGTGGCGTTGATACCGATGGAAGCATTGGCTCTTGCATACGCTTCATATCTCGGCGAAACGGTATTGGGCAGGTCTTCCCATTTCCAAAGCGAATGGCCTGCATACCCGCGTTCAATGCTGCCGTCCAGATTGTCCCAATGGTTGAGAACCCGTACATCAAACGAAGGTTTTTCGGTGATGTTGAGGTTTGTCGTTGAAGCATGGGTCTGCTGAAGCCTCAGAATATGATACACACCATACAGCAATCCGGTTTCTTTCCCCGCAGAAATTACAATTTTGTTCTGAACGGATTTGATAGTGTATCCGTCTTTCAGGTTTTTCAATGATTTTTCTGTGCGGAGTTCCACGGTCTGTCCCTGCCAGTGGCTGCTCAGTTCTTTGCGGGCAATGTTCAGCGTCGGGCTGTTTCCTCTGGAAATGATTTTATCTGATGAAATACCGTTCTTCGCCGGAAACCGTAGCCAGAGCTGACTGCCGTCTTCTGCAAAAACCGTTAACGGAATCATGAATAATAAGACCAGGTACATTCTGAAATTATGCATCGGGATTTACTTT from Chryseobacterium sp. SORGH_AS_0447 includes these protein-coding regions:
- a CDS encoding transketolase family protein, which gives rise to MKEYIYTEKKDTRSGFGAGLAELADKNPEVVALCADLIGSLKMEKFIEKAPERFFQIGIAEANMIGIAAGLAIEGKIPFTGTFANFSTGRVYDQIRQSVAYSGKNVKICASHAGLTLGEDGATHQILEDIGLMKMLPGMTVINTCDYNQTKAATIAIADYEGPVYLRFGRPVIPVFTDENQKFEIGKAWMVNEGKDVTIVATGHLVWEAIKAGEMLEEQGIDAEIINIHTIKPLDTEAILNSVKKTGCVVTAEEHNRLGGLGDSVAQLLITEHLAPQEYVAVNDSFGESGTPDQLMEKYGLTANDIVEAAKKVISRK
- a CDS encoding transketolase is translated as MHDISKLKSIASQVRRDIVRMVHACQSGHPGGSLGCTDFLVALYFDAMDRKDGFDMTGKGEDVFYLSNGHISPVFYSVLAHAGYFDKSELATFRKLNSRLQGHPTTHEHLPGVRIASGSLGQGMSVAIGHAAGKKLNKDQHLVFSLHGDGELQEGQNWEAIMYASHNKVDNLIATIDYNGQQIDGPTSKVLSLSNLKAKFEAFDWKVLEVENGNDMEEILKVLDEAKSLAGKGQPICILLKTGMGYGVDYMMGSHAWHGKAPNDEQLAKALDQLEETLGDY
- the fsa gene encoding fructose-6-phosphate aldolase, with protein sequence MKFFIDTANLAMIEEANALGILDGVTTNPSLMAKEGVSGKHNILNHYLEICEIVDGDVSAEVLGITYEEMIAEGEELAALHPQIVVKVPITKDGIKAIKYFSEKGIRTNCTLIFSSGQALLAAKAGATYVSPFLGRLDDVSTDGLHLIQEIRTIFDNFGFETEILAASVRHSMHIINCAKIGADVVTCPLPPILSLLKHPLTDNGLEQFIKDSQKMQ
- a CDS encoding alpha-glucuronidase; translated protein: MHNFRMYLVLLFMIPLTVFAEDGSQLWLRFPAKNGISSDKIISRGNSPTLNIARKELSSHWQGQTVELRTEKSLKNLKDGYTIKSVQNKIVISAGKETGLLYGVYHILRLQQTHASTTNLNITEKPSFDVRVLNHWDNLDGSIERGYAGHSLWKWEDLPNTVSPRYEAYARANASIGINATVLNNVNASPNMLREDYLKKVKILADIFRPYGIKVYLSVNFSSPKVLGKTENSDPLNKDVQKWWKDKAAEIYKLIPDFGGFLVKANSEGQPGPQDYGRTHADGANMMADVLKPYGGIVMWRAFVYSPSKEDRAKQAYLEFVPLDGKFRDNVIIQIKNGPIDFQPREAFNPLFGALRKTPEMVEFQITQEYLGQANHLVFLSPLFKETLESDTYADGKGSTIAKITDGTLRPGKITAISGVANIGEDTDWTGHQFAQSNWYAFGRLAWNHELTSEQIADEWIKMTFTDKPEFLNPVKQIMLTSRETVVDYMMPLGLHHIFAGNHHYGPEPWGDYKGGRPDWSPVYYHQADAKGIGFDRTRTGSNAVSQYFPPLNEIYGNIETCPDDLLLWFHHVPWDYKMKDGKTLWDELCYKYDSGVHQVREYQKTWDRMQPYIDEQRFSEVQSKLKIHAKDAVWWKDACLLYFQTFSKQPIPYDIERPVNELEDLKKIKLNMGHHN